The genomic segment TTGCTGCCGCTGCTGCTGCAATCGGAAGCCGGATCGCTGGTATTTACGACATCCAGCGTGGGTCGTCAGGGCCGGGCGAACTGGGGCGCTTACGCCGTCTCGAAGTTTGCGACGGAAGGTATGATGCAGGTTCTCGCCGAAGAGTATCAAAGCCGTCATCTGCGCGTGAATTGCATCAATCCTGGCGGTACGCGCACCAAAATGCGTGCCAGCGCCTTTCCGACAGAAGATCCAGATAAACTGAAAACCCCCGCCGATCTTATGCCGCTTTACCTGTGGCTGATGGGCGATGACAGCCGCCGCAAAACCGGCATAAGTTTTGACGCCCAGCCGGGCCGCAAACCGGGGATCGCCGAATGAGTGATGAACGTTACCAGCAGCGCCAGCAGCGTGTAAAAGAGAAAGTCGAGGCGCGCGTCGCCGCAGCCCAGGAAGAGCGCGGCATCCTTATCGTCTTTACCGGCAACGGGAAAGGTAAAACAACCGCCGCATTCGGTACCGCGACCCGCGCTGTCGGTCATGGTAGAAAAGCTGCCGTAGTACAATTTATTAAAGGCGAGTGGCCGAACGGCGAACGCAACTTGCTGGAGCCTCACGGGGTAGAGTTCCAGGTCATGGCGACTGGTTTTACGTGGGACACGCAAAACCGTGAAAGCGACACCGCCGCCTGTCAGGCAGTGTGGCAGCACGGTAAACGCATGCTGGCGGACGCCTCGCTCGATCTCGTGATTCTGGATGAGCTGACCTATATGGTGGCGTATGACTATCTGGCGCTGGATGAGGTGTTGACAGCCCTGCGTGAACGTCCGGCACATCAAACAGTCATCATTACGGGCCGTGGCTGCCATCGCGATATTCTGGATATGGCCGACACCGTGAGCGAACTGCGCCCGGTGAAACATGCGTTTGACGCTGGCATCAAAGCACAAATCGGCATCGACTATTAACGGCCATAAAAAAACGCCCTCATCTGAGGGCGTTTTTGTTAGTTTCCGCGACCGCCGCCGCCAGAGCGACGATTGCCGCTGTTCGGCCGACCGTTGCCAGAAGGGCGTGCAGCGCCGCCTGTGCGAGCACTGCTGCCCGGGCGAGCAGAACCACCGGTGCGAGATGTCCCGCCTGCGCGGGTGTTTTCAGTCGGGCGCGCGCTGCCTGCCGGACGTGCGGCACCTGTCTGACGTGCAGGGCCAGCCTGGCGCGTACCGCCGGTAGCCTGACTGTGGCGCTTAACAGCGCGACGAATCTGGTTGGCCTTCATACGACGGCGATCTTTTTCAACCGCCACTTTACTTGCGGTTTCAGGCGTCAAGCCCACCAGCTCGCGCAGGTAGTTAGTCTGGGCCAGATCAAGCTCGGTCCAGCCGCCACGCGGCAGGCCTTTCGGCAGCGGGATATCGCCGTAGCGCACGCGGATAAGACGACTGACCTGCACGCCGACGGCTTCCCAAAGACGACGCACTTCACGGTTGCGCCCTTCGGTCAGCGTCACGTTATACCACTGGTTAATACCTTCGCCGCCGCTAAAACGGATGGTTTTAAACGCCGCCGGGCCATCTTCAAGCTGTACGCCGCGAGCAAGATCGCGCAATTTGGCTTCGTCCACCTGGCCGAAGACGCGCACCGCATATTCGCGCTCCACTTCCT from the Cronobacter condimenti 1330 genome contains:
- the cobO gene encoding cob(I)yrinic acid a,c-diamide adenosyltransferase; translation: MSDERYQQRQQRVKEKVEARVAAAQEERGILIVFTGNGKGKTTAAFGTATRAVGHGRKAAVVQFIKGEWPNGERNLLEPHGVEFQVMATGFTWDTQNRESDTAACQAVWQHGKRMLADASLDLVILDELTYMVAYDYLALDEVLTALRERPAHQTVIITGRGCHRDILDMADTVSELRPVKHAFDAGIKAQIGIDY